The Sesamum indicum cultivar Zhongzhi No. 13 linkage group LG6, S_indicum_v1.0, whole genome shotgun sequence genomic interval ttagtaatgttaaattatatgaGATATTAAATGCGGAGTAAAactaaaagtttatataaatttttggttgacgtcaatatttttcgtccatACCTGACGGAAGGGATATAACTGTAGACAAAAATTATCGAAGGGTGTCCAAGTATAATTCTAAAAGCTTTTCAGGAgaggtgtaattttatatttttagaagggtttaagtgtaatttacacaaaataaaaatggtgaTATAAAGCTAAAATTAGTTCTTCCGTGGGAGCACGATTTTGGATGTATAAACCTTCATTGATTTATATTGAAGTTCTgacttttcaaataattatttaagtggAGCTCATAATGATGGTGCAACTTAGTTGCAATCACATCTGTGCATAGAGCAAAGAAAAGTCTCTAATGGAAGTAGTCTcccatcattaattatatatgtacttcaattatcattaattatatatgtacttcaattaaaatacTGTTCATTACAGGCAGAATTTGTGTAGGCAATCAGTATATAAGGGATTAGGCATAGCTCCATTTTACACAACTCAATCTGTTCTCCAATCAACAATGGGAAGCCTACTAAAACCAGGGCATTTCCCCTTATTCATATGTACTGCTTTGGCATTTTTCATTGCAGCCACTCAGGTGGCTGCAAATAAACCCTATGTTTATCCTTCAATACTGCCAAAGCACCACCCCAAGCCTTACCATAAGCATTTGccttatttatacaaatcgcCTCCGCCACCACCATCCAAGTACTACTACAACTCACCTCCACCACCGTCATATTCTGTCAAGTTGCCACAACTTCCGAAGCACGTCAAACATCCCaagtattattataaatctccaccaccaccattgAAGAAGTACTACTACAGGTCACCTCCACCACCGCCATATTCTGTTAAGTTGCCACAACTTCCGACGCACGTAGAACATCCCAAGTATTACTACAaatctccaccaccaccaccgaaGAAGTACTACTACAGCTCACCTCCACCACCGAAGAAGTACTACTACAGCTCACCTCCACCACCGCCATATTCTATCAAGTTGCCACAACTTCCAAAATACGTAGAACATccgaaatattattataaatctcctccaccaccaccaaagAAGTACTATTACAGCTCCCCTCCACCACCGGCATATTCTTACAAGTCACCACCACCTCCAAAGCATGTAGAGCAAcccaaatattattacaagtcgccaccaccaccaaaaTACTATTACAGCTCGCCACCACCTCCAAAGTATGTAGAACATCCgaaatattattacaagtCTCCTTctcctccaccacctcctGCATACTATTACAAGTCACCACCTCCACCATCACCTTCACCACCACCGCCATATCACTACAACTCACCACCTCCACCATCTCCCTCACCTCCTCCACCATACTACTATACTTCTCCACCACctccatcaccatcaccacccCCGCCTTACTACTACAACTCACCTCCTCCGCCTCCAAAGGGTTATTAAGCCAACAACCGACTCTTGTTCTATTCCAGTTTGCGTCAAAATGCCTAAATTTGTATCAGAGTTTTGTCCTTTCATGTTCAATATCCTTTGCTTCtctttaattcaaattaataagaaaaagttNNNNNNNNNNCTTTTTCCTCTAACCTTTGTcgtatcttttctttttgtcgaaattaatgaaaattcaattatgGTTCCTCTTCATCAGTTTTCGTGTATCAATGGCTGTTCTCTTTCTGTGGAAAACTCCTCccatttattttctgaatGTAAATTGGTTTTGGtttatcctttttttctttgttcctCCGGTTTTTCTTGTAACTTATAACTTTTTCACTTTCGATCTCATTTATTATGGAATCCTCTCTTTTGATCTTGTAGTAAAAAAATAGCCGTTTTGATGCAATGGCACATTTTTCATtagatatttaatgaaaaaggcCACACGGCCGTTAAGTacatgggaccaaaagtgctacttttttaaagttacgagataaaaaatgagaattctGTAATATATGTgacaaaaaaatgtaatggCTCTAATAACTACAttccattttttgttaaaatatataacataaatgtGGCATGGAACCAAAagtattactttttaaaaattactagaccaaaagtgagaattccgTAATCAATAgaaccaaaagtgaaaaatcactaaattatgggatgaaaattattatttccccgcaaaatgaattatttaaagactatgaagcaaattaattatacaatgttaaagaaaaattggatttaCATGATTCTTGACGGCACGAGAAGCTTAAAAAGGGAGCATGCGAATacaaattggattaaatgcaatttgtccagtgatattacaaattatcaatttacttctcaatgaaaaaaaatctgtaatttatttatttgttttttttcaaaatggagCAAAATTTCTTGTCTGTCACATGCTTTTGCTTtgctttttattgtttaatttaattataaaataatatttatacctttatttaataattgttgaatcTGATTTGAAAAAAAGGGAGGGGGCTGGCAACAGGGTCGGACAGGCGAAGGGGATCGGGCGGCGGTGGCAGTGGGAGGTGGAGGAtcagtttgttttttttatttttttaaataaaaatatatattattaatataacataatattttatttttaacaaaaatatatactattatagtgtatatacaatattttatatatatttatatagatttttttttatttttaaaaattatatataattaattaagtatctTACCCACCCTCACTCgttttcaatgaattttgaattcaagaTCTCCACAATGAAATGTTAAGCCCAAACGATTGGATTGTCCCCAAAGAGACCATGAAGAATTaagtatttgttttattttaaagaagaTGAGTAGGTATTTTGCTGATATaaatccttttttcttttcatgtgAGAAATCCGACTATTATTTTAGACTAATActatgaaaatttatgaattggcagtaaattgctattaagCTTCTCAACTGAAGAAATTCTTCAAACGCAATGAATTGTGGGATGATTCgaaattcttttattgataattgttTCATgtgaatattaaagaatttgaatatatatacttaataacaaatatttataaactttagtgccaaaaaaagaaaatgaaaaagaaaagaaaaaacattctATTACAacgaaaattctaaaaaacgTACTCAgtcacaatttaaaatttgcaacgGGTCTTTTTTGACAACCAGACAGACGTCGCACAAGACCCCCTAtcaaatacaaagaagaaagaaactagAGGTTTGTAACATTCTAGGAGGTCCAAAGGGACCTATTAGGCCGCCATGGCGGGTGTCCCCCAGAACAGATTGGTAAAGGGAGGAGGCCCAAGACATCCCACTACTTTTATAATGATTAAAGCCCAACAAAATATTCGACCTAAAAGGCTGCACGCGTGGCAGGCCACACTCCACCGTGGCATCTAATTGACTTAGGTATCAGTAGCCACCTTGAAACCACATCCGCCTAAGTAAGGAAGGACTCCCTGATGGCTGCGACTTTTTGAAGACAAGAAAGGTCTCCCAAAAACCCTGGATTAATTCCCTGGCAACTTGGACTCCCTAGCGGTTAGGAGTCCTTGTTGATGAAGGGTTCCCCAAATTCGAAGATGACCATCCAAAGATACACCTAACTGAAGATAAGAACAAATTATGGCTTATCAAACAAACTTTATCCATTCTTCTCAAGAATAGATGGAACGTGCAGAATCCCACCGCAGGAGGATACTCCTCTAAATACAGGTTGGATGGCACCTTCATGAGACCATCTAACGTCTCTCACACCTCTTTTACACTCTAAATCACCTCGCTCACTCTTTAAATATTCTCTAAGCACTCTACAAGCACATTATCACatgtttttgcaatttttattgactttattcaccatatctcgctttcaattatatttatttatttttttgaatttattcaatctcaaattcaatactaacttgcgcgtcggagtgctaacgtCTTTATTTGCAGGCCCCTCTTTAGAATCTGTATTCGATTCGACTCAACCTTTAAGCATTGTCCATATCCATTAAACCcgtactatttttttaacacatcacatatatatataacatacataaacacaaaatgaaaaaaggatTAAGTGCTGATTGCAATTTATGGACGCTCCGAATTTGatgtaaagaaaattttaattatgatggTTGATATAGAGAGAGGGtttgtatgttttaatatgtTGCAAGAGTATAGGAATACAAAAAGGATACTGATTTCAATATATAGAATTTGTGATGAAGGGATGGATGCAGGGACGGAGTTGGGACGGAAAAAGTGCTGTTGTGAAATAGCTTTCAGAATTGCAATAGAGTTTGTCACAAAATAGCAAAAACATACATGAGCGAATAATGCGATGTTGTTTGATGGTTTTTGCAACAATAGAATATTAGTACGAACAAATAGATCGTCGCAAATACCATAAAAGTTTGTGCTAAATTACAACCCAACAAAAACTGTCACCAACCCATCGTAAATTAAGAAGGATTTTTTGAGGGATTTGCAACGGTGAACAAATCCAATTGTCAACTGTcccaaaaacaataataaattttgccATGATATTGCGAGTAAACATGTAAATTGCAAATACCACACAAATATTGGACAATTTGCATTTCACAACACATTTAACGACAGCTTGCGAAGGAATTGCATCTCCCCAACATCGTGTGAAATTTGGGGTGGATCTTGCTGCTGTGTGACTGTGGCTAAAGCATCGCCACCACTTTCCGACAGAGTTTGTGACAATCATGTCATCCCTAGAGTAATCCGTTACAAAGTAGTCTCAAATTCCATTATTACTTGCTACATTTATTTACCGTCCTAAATCCCCGCTTctcatgtttctttttctcttgtcTTTTTCCCCCCTCTCCATTTCACACCATATTTCTTtctaaatatgtataattggGAATTAGAGCTTAATCACAATAACTCATTTAAGTTTATTGGATTTGaagttttcaatatttatttaattccttACCAATTTATGATGATTatacacaaattcaaatagttattgaaagtttgatctaaaaaataataacagcAAAGTCGGACATTGCGATCTCTGCTCAAATAAAGACATACATATCCATCACAtcaacacatatatatattttctgtcatgtaacatataattattgactTCATTATAAACCCCAAAAGTCAGGTATTTGGACCGCgaactttgagaaaaatagTTTAGGTAGCATGTCTGCTACATTAATATCCTCAAACTAGCTGTACCGATAAGATgcaatatttgtataataagTAATTTGTCAACATAATCTCATATCACAAGTTAAGAAATTTACACTTGCCATATATGacatcttaattttttctatttttcgtttgaaaaaaatcacatgttgTGCCTaggtaaaaaatatcacatcacataatccttaaatattacatgtgatgttttttcgaaaaaaaacttggttaaaaaatagttataaatgacaaagtacaaaattttataaagttgagaggtaagttgacacaaaaaaggTTAGATGCCAAAGTTAAAAATGATCATAGTTCGAGTGACAAAATGTAAATAACCCTTCAATTTTTAGGGTTAGTGAGTGTATCATTGTCTCGCAATAATTAATCCAAAGTGCACAATATTTCATGTAAGGATGTCGATCAGGATCACTAAGTGCATGCCACATTATTTGACGATATTTGTATTCGTGGAAAAGTGATCTTGTGCGCTTCTCAAATTCCTCGTTTGCAACACTTATTTAAGCATCATGATGTTAAGTtgagagaatatttataatttcttggataaattacatctaactctcctgatatttgacataattacgaatatgtttcgttgtttgagaaattaacaATACCCCCtcaaatggaaaataattatgtagctcCTTGATAGTGAGGTGGAAATTATTACTTTAcccttgttgaattttttttaaaaaaaatctaaggctgggtaaaataaataattcttagaaaatattaatccataaaatttttaaaattctaaaaaattcatagaattataattcataaagcAAAATGCTATTTTTGGTCAGTTTACCATAAAAGCTAAATGAAGACCTAATGGAGCCTATCGAATGGGCTTGTTGTTAGATAAAGGTTAAAACTAgggaagtatttgtaattatgccaacTCTCAAGTCAGATCATGAGGTGACtgaaatttaccctaatttctttttaggTAATTATATTGACAACGCTATgccatttataaaattacaaatatatcccttaaaatttcattattatagTTACAAATACATCTTATATTTAGTTgtgaaattttacacaaacatATCTTGATGTGCAATACATTAATGTCCTACTCAGGGGGAACAAACctgtaattttatgaaagacAGAAAATACATTACACTAAACCTCCTTATGGgctgtacttgtaattttacaaagaattgtatttatgtaattaggttgatgtaatatttctttaatatggTACGGACGAATAATTTAAGGTTGTGGTATTAAAACCACATAGTTTCGAAGCATTTAGACTATGATCATCCCTAATTTGTTCTTTCATAATCAttgttgttaattaatattattttcgtCTAATTATGTGAACTAATGATGGCTATatcaagtttattttaattttttccatgaGAATTAATAGTCAGAATTattatgggtaaattacaacgacttTCCCTGATGTTTGACATGATTATGAATGTCCTTTCgctgtttaaaaaattatcaataccctcctaattttatcgaccatctaataattagccaaatccgttaggttttcatccagtttttatggtgaactgatcaaaatgtctttgtgaattaaaaattataattttatttattctttttattttttatggactaaatggtataacttttaaaaaatttcattcatcccgtttgatttttttataagtttttaattttaaaaataaaaataaaaaaatatagtaaggaCAAAGTTAACAATTTTATACCTCCatcgaaaaattacataatttcatcaaacatcagcaagtatttataagttttcaaacaacgagaatgtatacataattatgttaaaaatatgaagaaaaatcgttgtaatttattcaaatattaattataaacttaTGGCCGTGTATGATTGAAGCTTTATTCTAAACTATTTATTTCTGTTCAAtggtgaaatattatatatcaccgtcactaattttttttaatatttcatcaaaaaataataatttggttAGGTAGTTCACTAGGGATTTAATTATTGACAAGATTATTCAATAAGGTAACACTAATTTGACCAATAAAAGATTTGTAAATAAtggtcataattttttgttaataaatagattgatattttcaaatcttctctctctctctaaaaaatctCTTAGAGAATCTCACTGTGTTATTATacctatttataaatatttcaatcatttacatatattttaccttttatttgtcacattaatataaaatataatattaaatatttccgtaaatattttcaacttcattctgaaaaaatactaaaaaaggtttcaatgtaataattagttttaagtttaaaaaactaatcgttattttaaatatattaattggataaataaaaaatatttgaaaaattgaaaaataaaaatatgagaaattattGGAAGAGGAGATATAGAAGttggaaaaagagaaaattgggAAGTTGAGacgagagaaaaataaagattaacaaaataattaaaaaatataaaaaatgtcacatgaaaaaaatgaaaaacaccaaaaagtTATAGATAGGCCTGTAAATGATTCAAGTCGAATAGaacacattattatttaagtttgtttGAGTTATTatcgaattttaaaattgaatatgaatttgttttaaatactGTTCTAATCAAGCTCAccttaattggattaaatatgaGTCGAACTCGAGTAACTTgatatgttttaatatattttattatttttgtatcaatCGATTCGAGCTCGTAAAAGTTTATCGaacaaaaaaatgaccaagtttgatttattaaatttttatcgcTCAAGTATCAAACAAAGCAGCTGTATAATCAAATCCAGAAACTCCTCCACTTGGTATACAGGTTCAAATCAACGCGTTTTTACAAACAACATATTATTACATCCGTCTGGTAGCATATTACGTACCAACTCCTAATCTTTGACTTGGTTCGTGTATTGTGGGAAAGCACGATTTCCCTAGTTCTAGTTGACTTGATATGTCAAGATGCAGCCAACATGTTCTTCCTTGCTTAAACAACTATTCCACTCTACTACAACCATTGAATCCATCACTATATAACCACTACTTCCATTCCACAACCATGCATTACACCCCTTTTCACTTCTTCTTCTAAGTGCTTTTATCCTCATAGTCGGGGCAACCGGAAAATGGGAACCCTCGGGAGGTCGTGCCAATGGCACCACCTTGCCTTTGCAGTAGCATTTAGCTTGATCGCTACCAGCGTAGTTGCTGATGACTCTTATTTTCATGGTAAGCCTATTGTAAATACTCCCATGCTACCGAAGACTTGGGAGCACAAGCCATACTATTACAGTTCGCCTCCCCCGCCTTATTTCTATAAGTCGCCACCTCCACCATCTCCATCACCTCCACCTCCATATCTTTACAAAtctcctcctccaccatcGCCATCACCGCCACCTCCTTATGTTTACAAATCTCCTCCTCCGCCATCACCATCACCGCCACCTCCTTATGTTTATAAGTCTCCACCTCCACCTTCTCCATCACCACCACCCCCATATGTATACAAATCTCCTCCTCCGCCGTCGCCATCCCCACCACCTCCCTATGTTTATAAGTCTCCACCTCCTCCTTCTCCATCACCACCGCCTCCGTATGTCTACAAAtctcctcctccaccatcttcatcaccaccacctccaTATGTCTACAAGtctcctcctccaccatcaccatcaccaccgCCTCCTTATATTTACAAGtctcctcctccaccatcCCCGTCGCCACCGCCCCCATATGTATACAAATCTCCCCCTCCACCATCGccatcaccaccacctccCTATATTTATAAATCTCCGCCTCCACCATCTCCGTCACCACCCCCTCCGTATGTTTACAAATCTCCTCCCCCTCCATCCCCGTCGCCACCACCTCCATATGTATACAAAtctcctcctccaccatcCCCGTCACCACCACCCCCATATGTATACAAATCCCCTCCTccaccatcaccatcaccaccacctcctTATGTTTACAAGTCTCCACCTCCACCTTCACCATCCCCACCACCTCCATATGTTTATAAATCTCCCCCACCACCTtcaccatcaccaccacctccaTATGTGTACAAGtctcctcctccaccatcgccatcaccaccacctccaTATGTTTACAAgtctccaccaccaccttcaccatcaccaccaccaccatatGTTTACAAATCTCCTCCTCCGCCATCTccatcaccaccacctccaTATGTTTACAAGtctcctcctccaccatcgccatcaccaccacctccaTATGTCTACAAGTCTCCACCTCCACCTTCCCCATCGCCGCCACCCCCATATGTATACAAAtctcctcctccaccatcgccatcaccaccacctccaTATGTTTACAAgtctccaccaccaccttcaccatcaccaccaccaccatatGTTTACAAATCTCCTCCTCCGCCATCTccatcaccaccacctccaTATGTTTACAAgtctccaccaccaccttcaccatcaccaccaccaccatatGTTTACAAATCTCCTCCTCCGCCATCTccatcaccaccacctccaTATGTTTACAAGtctcctcctccaccatcaccatcaccacccCCTCCGTACATTTATAAGTCTCCACCTCCACCATCACCATCCCCACCACCTCCATACATTTACAAGTCTCCACCACCCCCGTCTCCATCCCCACCGCCACGCTATTACTATAAATCACCACCACCTCCTTCTCCATCTCCTCCACCCGTGTACTACTATAAATCACCTCCACCTCCATCACACCACTATTAAGCCCACACGAGCCTCTTCTATTCAGCATGAATGTGGAGgcaaatattaatgataaagtgttcatttgaaattcttccTCTTATTACTTCATATACTCTTGTATTTGTGAATAAATAGGGTCTCCAACGTAGATCCTCAAGCATGTACGTCCAAAGCATTCTTTTGTATCACTCTTTAATTTCGTAGCAATGAATATTTCTATTCTCACTGCAGCATGGTATAAATTTACACATGAATAACAAATTGCTGACTAAATTTATCTTCTAacttttatgttatatatattcactacaaaaaaggTAGATTATTCAGTACATTATGAATCAGGAcggttttaaaattatagcaaatcaatactatttacttaaatataattgatgcaaaaatttaaattttttttaatacgattaatcaatattccagtacaagaaaatgacagcaacgaaaaaaaattgtgtcgaactaattaattagcaaTTAAAATTCTCTTtgctaatctatattatttaatacaagaaaGTTATTTGCTAATAAATTTAGCAacaaattgtttaaaatatatattaaattaggtAGATACTTGCTAATTAGGTTGATGCtgattttatcatcaaaccTTTTGATAATAGCTATCGAGTCATTTTTTTGTAGCGTTCGTAATGATTTTACCAATGATCAAactatttaccataatttttagctgTAACTGTTGTTTTCTTCCTCACCGGCAAAAAGAACGACTGATAGTCATGGTTCATTAGCATTCACCGTCATGATCTGCTACTTTtgattttggtaaatttttttgggataaattatattttgccatccAAACTATACCCATTTCTATACTTTGacatctgaatttttttttatcaacttaccatctcaactttacaaaattttgcactttaccttttataactatttctgcaccaagttttttgtcaaaaaaaatcacatgcattGCACATGTGATATATAAGGGTTATATGatatcacatatgcacaacatgtgatgtttttcggcaaaaaaataatcatatatggtaaagtgcaaatttaaaaaagttgaaatgacaagttgatataaaaaaaagtttagatgccaaagtgtaaaaataagtataattcaaatgacaaatataatttaccaaaaaaattttgcTCATGAAGTTTTGGAAAGcaacatgacaaatatttgaaacataattaattattaaattgactAATGATGCCAGGGAAATTTATGtctatattattcaaatataaatgcTTTATTATATCTTTCAGTTCCTTAAAGTCCAAATAGTCCAAACACAgtaaaaattgtttgaaatgttattaatttactCATATTCGAACGCTTTTTTtcattatgtaaaatatataaaactctTGATACGTACCAAGTTGTCGTTGAATTAGGCATACATAGACACTCCAAATTGAtggaaatatataatagtcaGCAAAGACCAACAAAATgcttaattaaagaaatttagaTTACCTGTTCTCTTGCATTAACATTACGTCGGGAGctatttttaacattaattataattgctGAGCTACGTACATACTCCGATAGCTaaatgatttgataataaaataaactctaCTTGCACACAAATATCATCTCGacgtagtatatatatatatatagatatatatatatatatatttatactactAACCCAACTTAACTTCATTGACCACACccacaattattattattagtctGTGAATGTGTAcaattaataagaaattaagaaataattagaaataattatattttcacccCTTGATCTATGATCcgtttacacaaaccacccaTGATAGCATAACATATgggtaatttgtgtaatgacGTTTTTGGGCGTatgtgtaaattttaaaaaacagttgtttgtgtaaataattttgaagtttatgatgtgtaattatctaaaacaTAGGATGGATTGTGTGAACAAAACTATAGATCAGGaggtataaattaatttttctaaataattattagttttattttaattggatcaatagaaaatatcaaaatgaagTATAAGAAGTTATCGATTGAGAAGggagaaaaaaaagtttggGAGTCCAGAAGAAATTATAAGAGAAAAGTGTAAAGCtggtgaaataattttaaaagtagaaataacaagttggtaaaataattttcaaaagtagaaaagaaaggaaCGTGGAGATAGAAACCTGTCCCAAATGTTTggggtaaaatattttttttaatttcataaaataaggCTTTTTTTGGTACTACAATTATATAGATGACGCTTTTACTcctataaaattcaaaatcacgcctttttagtcataaaaaaaagtgttaCAACGCCTATTAATTACAAACAacgcatttttagtcccaaaaccaCAATGCACATGactttttgggactaaaaatacgtgattatgagttttatgagactaaaagcgATACATGCCAtaattgtggtaccaaaaaaaaatttatccttattttatgggactaaaaaaatattttttccccaaatgtttattattaggttcactataagaaaatatattagagatgaaaaattagtaatagaaatgaaatttttcttaaattattaataaaatttaaatcagaGACGGATTTAGCTATCATGAATGTATTCATCTTTGTATGTGATTATAAGATTAAGTATCAGAGATGGAAAAGAGACAGAACTTTAGTTTCAGAAACAGAAAATCCGTCTCAGATACTCTGTTTCTTGTAGTTGTTGATATGCTATCCCGATGGGGACAAATTTGATTTACAATGAAGATGAACATTTGGAATGGAAATAGAAATCATCGTAAATACTTGCGAATGGGTTGGCATACTACTgcaaattgcattaaatttcCTTTAtaaccaaaatgaaaatttgcgACAGTAATCCATTAGCAAAAAATGAGTTAAGAAGTTTTGCAATGACATATCTGTCTCTAAGTCATTTCTTAACGGGCAGCAAATGTCACCAAGTAGGGTgtttagataaaattttttaaaatattttataaactcctatatcttataaaatattttaggagcCTATAAAATATtggcaaaattacaaaattggtCCCGTAGGTATAAGAGGGTGGTAAAATTGGGACCGTAACTATAggactggcaattttagtcctgtacggattgattttttggtaattttggtccttccgacCAAAATAGCCCAAAAACGCGATGGAGAGATTTGGGGCTTAGGGTTCCGACCTCCACGTGCGCAACTTAAACACCTAGCAGCTTGCGAGGCTAATGAAAAAAGAGGCCAACTGGACCTAAGGCCTAACAAAGACTCCCCATTTTCTTTAACATCCAACTCGACGAGCTTCTGCAAATAATCCCATGCACCATCTGCTATTATTTGTTCCCAGCATTTCTTATATCCAAATTTTGCATTAATGGATT includes:
- the LOC105163614 gene encoding extensin-2-like translates to MGSLLKPGHFPLFICTALAFFIAATQVAANKPYVYPSILPKHHPKPYHKHLPYLYKSPPPPPSKYYYNSPPPPSYSVKLPQLPKHVKHPKYYYKSPPPPLKKYYYRSPPPPPYSVKLPQLPTHVEHPKYYYKSPPPPPKKYYYSSPPPPKKYYYSSPPPPPYSIKLPQLPKYVEHPKYYYKSPPPPPKKYYYSSPPPPAYSYKSPPPPKHVEQPKYYYKSPPPPKYYYSSPPPPKYVEHPKYYYKSPSPPPPPAYYYKSPPPPSPSPPPPYHYNSPPPPSPSPPPPYYYTSPPPPSPSPPPPYYYNSPPPPPKGY